The Prodigiosinella aquatilis region ATGCCTCGCTGAATGGCCAGATCCCCCCAGCTCAACACATCAGGCCGGCGCAGTGAAAAAATCAATAGCATTTCGACAGTCCAGACGCCGACACCGTTCAGCGTGGTCAGGGTTTTTATCACCGCCTGATCATCCATATGCTGAACCGCCGACAGATCCACTGCCCCGCTGACAGCAGATTGCGCTACCCCCAGAATGTAATGGGCCTTTTTCATGGTCATACCACATGCCTGAATATCCTCCGGGCTGAGGTTGTACACGCTTTCAGGGGTTAATGCGCCATCGCACAATGTTAATAATCGCTGATTCACCGTTCTGGCAGCCGCAACTGATATCTGTTGTTCAACAATATAGGTCACCAGTGCGCTGAATAAATCCGGCATGGACGGACGGCGAATAACACCGAACCGCGCGATAGCCTCCGCCATTCGTTTATCACGCTTGCTTAACCAGTCAGTTTCGGTATCACCATAAATAAAAAAAGTCATGAACACTCCTGATGTCTATGCTCAATGGATATACATACTGGCTACATCGTCAATTGTCTCATTAAAAATTTTTATTTATATCATCTATTCGTTATAAGTAATTCCCGCCAGATACAATGAGTAATTTATTCGGCAATATAGCTTCTGCCGCTATCGACAGAAGCTATTTAATTACAAACCAGTTCGGCTAACGTGATAATTGCGTTTTTCACTTCCGTATTCCAGCCAAAACCCGCATTCAATCTAAATGCATGATCGAAACGATTATCCGATGCAAAAATGGCCCCGGGCGCTATTCCGATACCTTCTAACCGTGCCCTTTTCAATAATTCACGGGTGTTTATTGTATGTTCAGGAAGCGTGACCCATAGTACAAATCCCCCTTTGGGATCAGTGACTGTGGTACCTGGAGGGAAATACTGAGTGATAGTATCTCGTATATGTTTTATTTGAACAGACAACGCTTTTCGTAATTTTTTTATATGAATATCGTAACTACCCGACCTTAGAAACTCAGCAATGGTGGCTTGAGGATAGATGGCTGTCCCCATGGTTGTGGTATATTTTATGGCTGACAATGTTGATGTATGTCTTCCTGCCGCAACCCAACCAATCCTAAAGCCTGGTGACAATGTTTTGGAAAACCCACTACACAAGATCACATTGCTACTTATAGCACGTAGAGGCTTGGGACGATTATTAGCGTAGCAAAGATCACCGTATATATCGTCTTCAATAATGATGATGTCATTATTTTCAGCCAGAGTAACCAAGCGTTTTTTAGCATGCTCATCCGGCGTACTTCCCATCGGGTTATTTGCATTTGGGATGGTAATAATTGCTCTAATATTGAGCATATTGATAGCTTTCTCTAACTGTTCTAGATCTAAACCACTTTCTGTCGTTGGTATTTCTATAACAGTCCGCCCGAGTTTCTGTAGCATTTGCAGTATAACGAAATAGGTTGGTGACTCGACGACAACGGTATCGCCTGGTTTAGTTGTCGCCCTGATCGCCAGTGAAAGCGCTTCAATACAACCATTGGTTACAATGATTTCATCGATATCAAGAGCACAACCATAATCTAATGCTTTGCGTGCTATCTGGTGCCTGAGGGGTTCATATCCCATTCCATTTACTGGCGCACCGAGCAACGCAGGTGTTTTATAGATCAACTGCCGCATGATGATGCTTAGTTTATCCGTCGGATATAGCTCAGTTGAGGCATTGGCGAGATCCAACCTGATCCGACAAGGGGTTCCCACTAATGACAGATGGAGATCTTCGTCTGTCGTTAGGGGTAAAAAATCAATTTTTTCTTTATTTTCAGTAAGTAATATTTCTGCGACAAAATAGCCTGATCGAGGATAAGCAGTAATTTTTCCTTTCGTTTCAAGTAAGCGGATCGCCTGTAATGCAGTCATCGTACTTACTTTATGCTCTCGCGCTATTTGTCTTATTGACGGGAGCTTATCTCCCGGTTTTAAGGTTCCACTATCAATGGGTGTACATAAAAACTGCGCTATTTTTACATACTGGGGTAGTTCTTTCATGTTAGCTCGATGAACTGTTATAGAAAATGTTCTATAGAACTGTGTATACAAACATCATACAGGAACAATTAAATTGAGTCCCACGACTTGAGTGGGGAAAATATAATGGAATTATTAGGCCTATTTTGGCAAGAATACGGGTATTTTGCATTACTACTACTATGCCTTATTGCATTCTGCGCCGGGTTTGTAGACAGCATTGCCGGCGGTGGTGGTTTATTCCTTGTGCCTGGTTTTCTACTTGTGGGCATGCCACCTCAAGTGGCTCTTGGGCAAGAAAAAATAGTCAGCACTTTTGGAACATTAGCTGCAATTAGAAACTTTTTAAAAGACCATAAAATGGTTTGGGGTGTCATTGGCATTGGTATTCCATTTTCACTTATTGGTGCATACGCTGGAGCTCATAGCATATTGCTGATAGACCCAAAGTGGGTAGCTAAACTGCTTTTACTACTGATTCCCGCAGGAATTATATTATTCCTTATACCAAAAGACAAAAACATTATCGGTGATAAAAAGGTAGAACAAAATGTACAATTCTATATTAAAACATCAATCACCTGTTTTGTTGTTGGGTTTTATGATGGTTTCTTTGGCCCTGGCGCCGGCAGCATGTTCATCATCGCCTTTCATTACCTGTTAAAGTTAAATCTTATTCAGGCATCAGCCAATACTAAAATATTTAATCTGGCCTCGAATGCGGGTGCTTTAGTTGCATTTGTTATTGCCGGGAAAATTATTTACACACTGGCGCTGCCACTTGTTATTAGTAACGTATTTGGCAATCATGTTGGCAGCAATATGGCCGTAAAAAAGGGGGGCAATTTAGTTAAGTCTGTATTGATTTTCTCCATACTTTGTCTGTTTATAAGTTTATGCGTTAAGTATTTATATTAAGTGAGGTGAAGTCATGAATACTCGGAAAGTTGCATTAGATACAGGAACTTCATCAGGGTTTGGAAAAACCAATGGAAAGAATGATACTAAAACTGTGGCCACTTTTTCTTGTTCACGACAAATCCAGTTCACACATTAGTATTAAGTATATGTATTTAGATACAAATCTATCCTATACTATAAGGTGTATTTCCCTATGATGCATAGTCCCAACATGAAAATCTAAGTGAGGTTTATAAATGAGCTCCGGAATAACGGTAAGAGGTCTTGATTCTAGTGATAAGAAGGCTTGGTTTGAGCTGTTCCAAGGATATGCTGATTTTTACAAAGTATCAGTGTCCTCGGAGATTAAGGAAACCGTATGGCAATGGTTATTAGATCCTTCACATCCATTAGAGGGGTTATTAGCAGTAACCTCAGAGGGTTGCCATGTTGGATTGGCACATTTTAGAGCTTGCCCTCGCAGTCTTTCAGGTAAAGACATGGGATTTTTAGATGATCTTTTTATTAACCCGAAATTTAGAGGTTTGGGAATAGCGGATAAAATTTTTGAGAAACTAAAAGAAATCTCTGAGGAGCGCAATTGGCCGGTACTTAGATGGTTGACACAAAACTATAATTATCGCGGTAGAAGTTTCTACGATAAATATACAGGCTCGGCCAGCGATTTTATTATGTATCAACTTAAAATCGATGTATTGGCATAGCTCTTAATATAACTGAAGATTGGGATCATAATTATGGTGGCCTTACTCACATCCTCGATCACAACAGAAAGAAAGTTATAGATACGCTTACTCCAACATTTGGTGAACTTTTTTTGTTTGATACATCTCAAACTCAGATTCCTCATTTAGTGTCGATGATTAATGTCAACCAGAAAAACAAAAGAATGTCTGTGATAGCAAGATACGGAAAGGCATAGATTAGATGGCTATAAGGAGCTTGTGGTTAACATTTTTTATGGCTTTGATATGGGGAACGTCTTTTCCCGTTTCTAAAATCGCCATTGATATAATAGGACCTTATGCATTTAGGGTTGCAGGTTCACTTATGTCATGTTTGGTTATTTTCATTTTTTTTAATAAAACCATTATTTCAAGTTTTAAAATGATCGATAGGTCAGCATTTATAAGAATATTCATAATTGCTGTTCCAAATGTCTTTCTTGTCCCAACCTTAAACAGTATCGCTTTACACTATATATCAGTGACTAATGCAACCATCCTTGTCTATACAATGCCCTGCTTTACTTCACTTATTCTTATGGCGATATCTGGTAAGGTAAACATCATATCTCTTTTCTCTCTTATTTTATGCCTGACGGGAATAATATTCATTTTGAAGGAAGTGAAGTTTGGGTTGGGTGAAGCAGTAATATTATGTAGCGCAATTTTCTGGGCGGCTGGGGCAGTCATATCACAAAAGATAGTCTCGACTATTCCAT contains the following coding sequences:
- a CDS encoding DNA-3-methyladenine glycosylase — its product is MTFFIYGDTETDWLSKRDKRMAEAIARFGVIRRPSMPDLFSALVTYIVEQQISVAAARTVNQRLLTLCDGALTPESVYNLSPEDIQACGMTMKKAHYILGVAQSAVSGAVDLSAVQHMDDQAVIKTLTTLNGVGVWTVEMLLIFSLRRPDVLSWGDLAIQRGMMRLYHHKKLSREQFERYRRRYSPYGTTASFYLWEMAKEIP
- a CDS encoding PLP-dependent aminotransferase family protein — protein: MKELPQYVKIAQFLCTPIDSGTLKPGDKLPSIRQIAREHKVSTMTALQAIRLLETKGKITAYPRSGYFVAEILLTENKEKIDFLPLTTDEDLHLSLVGTPCRIRLDLANASTELYPTDKLSIIMRQLIYKTPALLGAPVNGMGYEPLRHQIARKALDYGCALDIDEIIVTNGCIEALSLAIRATTKPGDTVVVESPTYFVILQMLQKLGRTVIEIPTTESGLDLEQLEKAINMLNIRAIITIPNANNPMGSTPDEHAKKRLVTLAENNDIIIIEDDIYGDLCYANNRPKPLRAISSNVILCSGFSKTLSPGFRIGWVAAGRHTSTLSAIKYTTTMGTAIYPQATIAEFLRSGSYDIHIKKLRKALSVQIKHIRDTITQYFPPGTTVTDPKGGFVLWVTLPEHTINTRELLKRARLEGIGIAPGAIFASDNRFDHAFRLNAGFGWNTEVKNAIITLAELVCN
- a CDS encoding TSUP family transporter, giving the protein MELLGLFWQEYGYFALLLLCLIAFCAGFVDSIAGGGGLFLVPGFLLVGMPPQVALGQEKIVSTFGTLAAIRNFLKDHKMVWGVIGIGIPFSLIGAYAGAHSILLIDPKWVAKLLLLLIPAGIILFLIPKDKNIIGDKKVEQNVQFYIKTSITCFVVGFYDGFFGPGAGSMFIIAFHYLLKLNLIQASANTKIFNLASNAGALVAFVIAGKIIYTLALPLVISNVFGNHVGSNMAVKKGGNLVKSVLIFSILCLFISLCVKYLY
- a CDS encoding GNAT family N-acetyltransferase; the encoded protein is MSSGITVRGLDSSDKKAWFELFQGYADFYKVSVSSEIKETVWQWLLDPSHPLEGLLAVTSEGCHVGLAHFRACPRSLSGKDMGFLDDLFINPKFRGLGIADKIFEKLKEISEERNWPVLRWLTQNYNYRGRSFYDKYTGSASDFIMYQLKIDVLA
- a CDS encoding 2OG-Fe(II) oxygenase family protein yields the protein MTEDWDHNYGGLTHILDHNRKKVIDTLTPTFGELFLFDTSQTQIPHLVSMINVNQKNKRMSVIARYGKA
- a CDS encoding DMT family transporter codes for the protein MAIRSLWLTFFMALIWGTSFPVSKIAIDIIGPYAFRVAGSLMSCLVIFIFFNKTIISSFKMIDRSAFIRIFIIAVPNVFLVPTLNSIALHYISVTNATILVYTMPCFTSLILMAISGKVNIISLFSLILCLTGIIFILKEVKFGLGEAVILCSAIFWAAGAVISQKIVSTIPFKARLFWQMLMSTILVCATYPFFQNGELLQPISKAFVDPRCLMSVLYLGIVGNAVAYYIWFYLIQNESAEYASYATLLSPVITVIIASSFLNEIPSIQQIVGFILILTSAVLVNFLKPFMMKLREAR